The sequence CCCAGAGCCTGCGTCACCCCACCCTGGTTTTCACACCCTCCATCCACACCCTGGAGCAGTCAATACCCACTTGGCATCTCCGTAATCACAGAGATGTCCACCTTCATCCCTTGCAACTATTGGAAGCCAAAGAATGGGAGCAAACCACACGATGGGCGTTGGGAAGCACCGTAATTACAGGGTTGGGAGGCAGGATGCCTGCGCTGGGGGAGGAGGTGCCTTTCAAACCTGGGATGCAGCTGGGACAGTGTCAGCTActaccccagcctccccactCACCCCCGCACTGAAAGCTCCCCCTGGGGCTTCGTGCTTTCCTGGGCACTTCCCTTCCCCCATGGGATCCAGGCATCCTGCTCTCCACCATGTCCTTCTTCAGGCATGCAGGGGACCTCCAAGCAATGATATCCAAGGAATTCCATCTGGCAGCCACCCAGGATGACTGCAGAAAAGGAAGGACACAGGAGGATATCCTGGTTCCCTCTTCCCACCCAGAGCTGTTTGCATCAGTCCTGCCAATGGCTCCGGAAGAAGCTGCCAGGCTCCAGCAACCtcagccccttcctcctccctcaggAATCCACCTATCCGCCTCTAGGACCTTGGCTCCAACTCTATTGTACTCGTCTCCTCCCTCCCATTCTCCTTTTGGTCTCAGCTCCTTGATCTAAGCCTCCCAGAGAGACCCCTAGAATGTTTCCCTCAAGGACCTTTCTGCCTGGAAGTCTGTTAGCCTTTCAGAAGTAACAtgtccaaaataaaatttgattccTCCCAGGTTGTTCCCTGCCTGGTCCGCTACCCCACAGTAAGGAACACCTTAttatgcaatggcgtgatctcatctGTTCCCTCCAGGGCTCACGCAGAAACCTTCGTTACACTCCTCCACCATCCACCTGCAAGCCCCTCCACACCCTGTCCAAACCCAGCCCATCATCCTGAGCCACCATCTCCCCTGAGCCTCCCCAACACCCTTCTAATTGGCCCCCTTGCTCCCACTGTTTATCCCTCCCCCTCACACAAAGCCTGTCCTCCACCAGCAAAAGAGGTCTTAAAATATACATCACgcgggcctggtgtggtggctcgcgcctgtaatcccagcactttgggaggccgaagcgggcagatcacctgaggtcgggagttcaagaccagcctgaccaacatggagaaaccccgtctctactaaaaatacaaaaatattagccggacatggtggcacatgcctgtaatcccagctactcaagaggctgaggcaggagaatcgcttgaacccaggaggcagaggttgtggtgagctgagatcacaccattgcactccagcctgggcaacgagtgaaattccgtctcaaaaaaaaaaaacatatatatatatatcaggccaggcgtagtggctcatgccagcactttgggaagctgacacaggaggaccacttgagctcaggagttgtgTGCGCTGCTTCACCTGCAGCAAGACTGTGGGCAACACGTGGGAGGCCTACCTGGGGCTGCTGCAGTCCAAGTACGCTGATGGGGACGCCCTGGGCCTGAAGCACCACAGCC is a genomic window of Homo sapiens chromosome 6 genomic scaffold, GRCh38.p14 alternate locus group ALT_REF_LOCI_4 HSCHR6_MHC_MANN_CTG1 containing:
- the PSORS1C1 gene encoding psoriasis susceptibility 1 candidate gene 1 protein; amino-acid sequence: MTCTDQKSHSQRALGTQTPALQGPQLLNTDPSSEETRPPHVNPDRLCHMEPANHFWHAGDLQAMISKEFHLAATQDDCRKGRTQEDILVPSSHPELFASVLPMAPEEAARLQQPQPLPPPSGIHLSASRTLAPTLLYSSPPSHSPFGLSSLI